GTCTACTGATCACGTTACAACGGAAGCTAGAACTTAGTTAAGGTCAATAGATGAGTTGCGTTATAAACTCAATTACAACAGGGAGTTGCAAGATCTAAGTTTGGAAGGTGTTCAAATTAGGAgccgtggagattctaaaagagggaaTGTTTTATTTGGAACATGTAGAgatctatataagagatcctatTCTGAGACTTAGGATGAACCAGTGGAAAGACCTAAGTGTGTGGGTGAGAGAGTGAGCATCGGGTAATGTAGAGATGATTCTTGTATACCTTTGTGAGGATGCGTCACAGTAttgtattcatatttatttctctctttttgtggatttctATCCATGAGATTAGCTCCCCAAATATATGCAACTATTATGCCAAATTGGGTTACCAACTTTGTGTGCCTCAATTCTCTTGGTTTATGTAATTGTGTGAGTGTAGCATAAGAGATTGAGTGTATTTTAACCCATAATATATTGTATcgatatataaaataatttctaagtAGGATTGTTGTGTCTATGAATGTATGCCAActattttactatatttaaatatgttgcCACTATGAACATTTTCTTTGGTAGTACTGGGTCAGACTATGacaattgtttcattgacttctcaTACCAAGATCtttggttttatattttaacatatataaacTGTACTAGCATTGTATCGTTTGAATTGCCTTATTGTGCATGTGCACAAACAggaatgattttttattaaaaaaataaatttcaacaccaatgcaaaaaatgttttatatataactctataataattttttttaaaaatcactgGAAAAAAACcgtttggttttatttttaataatatattaaataataattgagtGTCTTATAACTTATTGATACATGATCTCTTAAGTAGGatattcattttgaaaaaaactcaaaattaaaccctaaaatttaGTCAAGCTGAGGACATATGTGCTTATTATTGAGCTTGCTCCACAAGTTGTGCATATTCTAGACATGAGTTTatcatactatatatatatatatatatagatatttaattaGATATGTCTAACTCAAACcctcaaacaataaaaaaaatttaaaaatttaaattataataattataataaattactaACAAAAGTTTGTTCAAGTTGTAGAGATTTCGAGTTGTGCAcgattttgaatttaaatttttagatatgTGGAGAAGACCTTTTTGTATAAGGCTCTCcaaatatattagaaattaaaaataatttacaataattattttacatCTGATGAAACTAAATcacaaattcaaaattcaaaattaattaattacaaatatgcaatttttaaataaaaaccggtccaattttttttttaatagaacatTATTGAGTTCTAACCGACAACGATGGCCAAAGACGAGTTCAAAAGCACAAGAAAGAGACCCATAAGAATACACATTAGCTTGTAGGGTACCCCAAAGTAGGAGGGTTGAGTTAAAAGTTAGAATAAAAAGCAACCACTACTttaacttagaaaaaaataaaacaacaaaagaaggaAGAGTTAAAGAGTTAAAGGGAGAGACAGAGATGAGAAAAAAAGCTATAAAGAGATTTCTATAGTTTGTGGAACTAATCAACACTTTGTCACGTTAAGGAACAACTTAGAAAACCCTAAAGTTATGTTGGCCATAAACCATAAGTCATGGGAACCATATATGGTTTCATTAGAGAGAAAGAGTGATTGAAAATAAAGTCTGGATGAAAGCCTTTTGCTCTACATCTTGGCTTGATTCATGACAGACAGGTGTCCATTTGGATGGGACCTACATACAAAGTAATGAAGACtttgatatttatgtatatatataggtatgttttcttatgatttatctttattttcatttttttaattgagaaaaatgTACAAGCTATGCGTGCACGTATACAAGTGAAGAATTAATACCTTAACCTCTTATGCCCTCATTCTTAATGAGCTGAGTTTCAAATCAGTATTTTATACAAAGACGTAACACTATATGAAAGAATCAGATGTCAATAGATCAAGAGGTTGTTGGCACCATTTAATTTGATTCACTACAGGtgtctaatatttattaattactaatagaaaattttattaataattctgaattaattatatatagattttttttttaatttaagtgcTACAGCTTAGCTTGCTTCACAGAACCTACACacaaagaaagagaggaagacTTTGGtgtttatgtatgtatgtatgttatcagtaatgttttcttataattaatcttgtaaattattaataagaatttttattaataaatttgaattaattaattattttcttgtgatGAAAGAGAGGAAATGATCCCATACCATACTTTGTTTGTAGTGAGATGCAAGCAAAGGTTGaagattctatttttttttttttataagatgtTTTCTTGAATCACTTACTAGACAGCACAAAGACAAAACTAAATCcatctggaaaaaaaaacatattccgAATCATATCTTTAAGAAACATTAATCCAAATAAaaagtcattaaaaaaaatcaccaaaatgaacacccaaaaaaaaaaaagcaactaaTTAGGgattaattataacaaatagAAAGACAACAAGATAATAAGCTCATTATTTTATCTCATTCCTTAATTCTCAACTAAATTCTCAATCACTCATCaataaacacaaacataataaaaaaagacatcATAAACTTGATCACAAGTActaacaacaaacaaacaacaataataacaataatgacaatgaaaaacaagaaagagtcTCATCTCATTATATTATTAAtcatgatattaaaattttcatgtgaCAACTAGTTTATACTTAATCAACAAGAGTAATAACACACAATAAAGTTGGCCGGAGTTTAAGACCAGGCTACAACTCCGGCGAACTTCAAGCCCGGCCAATAAGAGGAGTCCGGCGTCGATAATTATAATAAGAGTATTCCGGCGTGGCGGCAGGTTGACTCCGGAGTTGCTCATAAAACCTCTTGATAAACTCTTCAGCTGCTTTGTCAACACGGCCATCAACTTCATCCTCCTTCACCGGAAACGGTGAGTCAGTGACCCTGAGAGATCGAACACCGGCCGGGCTTTTGCCGAAAGGCCACAACGGAGATGGAGAAGGTAATGTTGATGGGTTTTCATTGTCTTCATTCAAGAACTCAAATACTCTGGCGATGTCGGTGGCGTTgaagtggtggtggtggtggtgacggTGGTGTTTACGCTTCACCGGAGTGTTACTGCAGCTGAACTCAACTTCACGGGGATCATAGAAAGAGAGGTTGGGGTCCATGAAACGgcaggagaaggaggagaaaggAGCGCCGCCGTAAGAGGTGGTgctgtggtggtggtggagagaGAGAAGGTTGGTGAAGGCTTTTCCGGCGAGCTTGCCGCGGTGGAAGAGGTGGTGAAGGTCGAGCATGAGTTTGCGTTTGGAGATGCCGTTGCGGAGAGTGATGTAGAGAAGACGAATGATGTGCCAGAGACGTTTGGTGATCGCCGGAGCTCCGGTTGAGACGCCGGAGttggttgttgttcttgtttctaATTCCATTGTTTTTTAAGGGGTTTTTTGTGAAAGtctagagaaagagagagattgtTGTTGTGTGGTGTTGTGTTATTGGTTAGGTGCGAGTAAGAGAAGAGAGGGAGGGAGGGCTATATATAcaccttaattaattaagtaattaaaatttcatcGAGTTTTGCTATTTTGTCCTTGTAAAGTTTAGTATTTATGTTTGTGTGGATTTTTGTTgtgaaaaatgaatattttctgTTGTGGGGTATTAACTGAATATTCtagagtttttctttttctctttttttttttataaaaatttcattattttgaataacTATAGTATGTAGTTTAAATTTCATGGACttagtaatattaataatggCATTTTAATTGtgagatatttattttaaatattaactaaaCCAAAACTTGGTTAATTCTACGCAAAAGTTTGAGTTTTGATTACAAACAAATGACGGGTTACATTGAAATCAAAtgtgttattattaaattataattttgaggGGGTTTCTGAAATTTTGAGGACATTTACATTTTTATcgctataaaatttaaatttaaatttatgtgtgtagcttttttttttcttttatatccttgtataagttaaaaaaaaaacacattatgtTTATGTATCcgttaaacaaaaataatgaaaataatttttatatatgctgttgatattaatgtgaaaataattttttattaaaatttttttaattattatttctacaGTAAAAAGTGGTAATTTATTTTCCTCTTGAGTATAGGAAGGAGGTTCAAGTTTTATGAAATATCCACATGAAAAACTCAGTCAAAAAGTTGATATAAAGGTCATTACTATTCATAGAACTATGCACAACCAAGGTTATAACTTTACTTACccagttttaaatttttaatagccAAATTTTGTAGGCACATGTAATTATGAGTTCTTCAAGGGGTAGATCTGAAAATTTCTAATTACTAGAggatattataaaataaaagaaaattttcaatatacCGTCTAAATATAAGTACATATTTAaatgtggaaaaaaaaatgaaaaaggaaaaggtTTTCTTTGTTGAGGGGGTTTCCGCAATTATTGGTGAACGAAATTACCAAAAAGGCCCTTAGTGGGGAAAGGTGGCGGCTGGCGTGGTGATCGAGGTCACGTGACTTGGAAGTTTTCGTTTGAATGGCAAGTCATTTGGGTGGACTTCTTAGCAGCTAAGTAAATGAAAAGGCAGGGACCTCAATCTAAATAACTTTTTTCCTAGGGAGGTTTTCGGAAaaatgaggagagagagagagaaagtggGGCTATGGGCCAGGTGGCACTCGCTGGCCGGAACAAATGACCAATTGGTTGATGGACACGTGGCGGTGTAGAAAGTGATTGTGGGGCCCACCTACGAAACAAGCCAAGAAAAGAGTGtgtgggattaggatttttaatggccattgttttatatatttaacaattaattttaaatttatttattagtatttttttaagagagaaattttaaatttatttttttatttttcaaatatattaaaaattttaattttggaaattaCATAAATACCCCTGCAAATTTTTGGTTGTTATATGCTCTGGTTTGGATAAAGCTTGAATGGttgttttaaaatcaatttgCAGATGTATGTAATATTCATTATTAATACacctatttaaaaattataaaattgcatAAATACttctgaaaaaaattattctgtttttatta
This is a stretch of genomic DNA from Dioscorea cayenensis subsp. rotundata cultivar TDr96_F1 unplaced genomic scaffold, TDr96_F1_v2_PseudoChromosome.rev07_lg8_w22 25.fasta BLBR01001863.1, whole genome shotgun sequence. It encodes these proteins:
- the LOC120257104 gene encoding uncharacterized protein LOC120257104; translated protein: MELETRTTTNSGVSTGAPAITKRLWHIIRLLYITLRNGISKRKLMLDLHHLFHRGKLAGKAFTNLLSLHHHHSTTSYGGAPFSSFSCRFMDPNLSFYDPREVEFSCSNTPVKRKHHRHHHHHHFNATDIARVFEFLNEDNENPSTLPSPSPLWPFGKSPAGVRSLRVTDSPFPVKEDEVDGRVDKAAEEFIKRFYEQLRSQPAATPEYSYYNYRRRTPLIGRA